A window of Leptotrichia wadei contains these coding sequences:
- a CDS encoding ABC transporter substrate-binding protein, with protein sequence MKKLLILASALMLMVLSCGNSGSESKSSGNAGTGSKKYRIGITQIVSHPALDSAREGFKAAFKEAGVNAEFDEKNANGETTNSNLIANNFVSSKEDLIFAIATNAAQSVSQATNDIPVVFAAITDPQSAGILKNNVTGVSDRMDVKQQLELLKKIGPNIKNVGVIYNSSEQNSKIQVEDLKKAAKELGLNIVEKSVVQANEIPQTVDNLVREADAIYLPTDNLVASVVSLITDKATAAKKIVFGAEAAHVKGGALITQGVSYYEIGKEAGKMAIEILKNGKKPSEIKFKTMPLNEIVVNGKTLAALGISLPEDVKSKAKMVQ encoded by the coding sequence ATGAAAAAATTGTTGATTTTGGCAAGCGCTTTGATGCTTATGGTTTTGAGTTGCGGGAATTCTGGAAGTGAGAGTAAAAGTAGCGGGAATGCTGGGACAGGCTCTAAGAAGTATAGAATTGGGATTACGCAGATTGTATCACATCCAGCACTTGATAGTGCGAGAGAAGGGTTTAAGGCTGCATTTAAGGAAGCGGGAGTTAATGCTGAATTTGATGAAAAGAATGCAAATGGAGAAACAACTAATTCAAATCTGATTGCTAATAATTTTGTCAGTTCGAAGGAAGATTTGATATTTGCGATTGCGACAAATGCGGCTCAATCGGTTTCACAAGCTACGAATGATATACCTGTGGTGTTTGCGGCAATTACAGATCCACAGTCTGCAGGGATTTTGAAGAATAATGTAACTGGTGTAAGTGATAGAATGGATGTAAAGCAGCAGCTAGAATTATTGAAAAAAATAGGTCCAAATATAAAAAATGTTGGTGTAATTTATAATTCTTCAGAACAAAATTCAAAAATCCAAGTGGAAGATTTGAAAAAGGCCGCAAAGGAACTGGGATTGAATATTGTTGAAAAAAGTGTTGTACAGGCAAATGAGATACCTCAAACAGTGGATAATTTAGTGAGAGAGGCAGATGCTATTTATTTGCCGACAGATAATCTTGTGGCTTCAGTTGTGAGTTTGATTACAGATAAGGCAACTGCAGCTAAAAAAATAGTATTTGGTGCGGAAGCGGCTCACGTTAAAGGCGGAGCATTGATTACACAAGGTGTAAGTTATTATGAAATTGGAAAAGAAGCTGGTAAAATGGCAATTGAGATTTTGAAAAATGGTAAAAAACCAAGCGAAATTAAATTTAAAACAATGCCTCTTAATGAAATTGTAGTAAATGGAAAAACACTTGCAGCACTTGGAATTTCATTACCTGAAGATGTGAAGTCTAAAGCTAAAATGGTTCAATAG
- a CDS encoding ABC transporter permease, whose protein sequence is MNELLVFLQSLPEAFKTGFIYSIMVMGVYLTYKILDFPDMSVDGTFPLGGFVFAAFALSKNGFLGITSPVMGLVLAVICGMVAGYVTGALHVYLKINGLLSGILVMTGLYSINSRIVGMPNVFITPDRSIYEIISYKKDFIPFVIIFVILLVLKGLYDYKIKENKYMIRTLAVYIIFTIALIIYVVKTQDVKLMLTVLIAFIIKMIIDYILTSKFGFALRALGNNEQLVVSLGVNEKRLKIFGLMLANGVVALSGALFAQNIKVADLQSGVGTIVIGLAAIILGLGVMKKSRVINEVSIVTIGSLMYYFIINLALMSNSWTRSIYESLHFSDDVIKILEVKPTDVKVITAVILAVILWNELINKSKKGKKKVKLIEKGEA, encoded by the coding sequence ATGAATGAACTATTAGTATTTTTACAGAGTCTTCCTGAGGCTTTTAAAACAGGATTTATATATTCAATAATGGTAATGGGAGTGTATTTGACTTATAAAATATTAGATTTTCCTGATATGTCGGTGGATGGGACATTTCCATTGGGAGGATTTGTATTTGCAGCATTTGCACTTTCTAAAAATGGATTTTTGGGGATAACAAGTCCTGTTATGGGATTGGTTTTAGCTGTTATTTGTGGAATGGTTGCAGGATATGTAACTGGAGCATTGCATGTTTATTTAAAAATTAATGGACTACTTTCAGGAATTTTGGTAATGACGGGGCTTTATAGTATAAATTCTAGAATTGTTGGAATGCCAAATGTATTTATTACACCAGATAGAAGTATTTATGAAATAATTTCATATAAAAAGGATTTTATACCTTTTGTAATTATATTTGTGATTTTACTTGTATTAAAGGGGCTTTATGATTATAAAATTAAAGAAAATAAATATATGATTAGAACACTTGCTGTTTATATAATTTTTACAATTGCATTAATAATTTATGTGGTAAAAACACAAGATGTAAAACTTATGCTTACAGTATTAATTGCATTTATTATAAAAATGATAATTGATTATATTTTAACTTCTAAATTTGGTTTTGCACTAAGGGCATTGGGAAATAATGAGCAGCTCGTGGTAAGTCTTGGGGTAAATGAAAAAAGATTGAAAATATTTGGACTAATGCTTGCGAATGGAGTTGTGGCATTGTCTGGGGCATTGTTTGCACAAAATATTAAAGTTGCGGATTTGCAGTCGGGAGTTGGAACGATTGTTATTGGTCTTGCAGCTATAATTCTTGGACTTGGAGTAATGAAAAAATCCCGTGTAATAAATGAAGTTTCAATTGTTACAATAGGATCGCTTATGTATTATTTTATAATAAACTTGGCATTAATGTCAAATAGCTGGACAAGAAGTATTTATGAAAGTCTTCACTTTAGTGATGATGTTATAAAAATACTTGAAGTTAAACCGACAGATGTAAAAGTGATAACAGCAGTAATTTTGGCGGTAATTTTGTGGAATGAACTTATTAATAAATCTAAAAAAGGTAAGAAAAAAGTAAAATTAATTGAGAAGGGAGAAGCGTAA
- the xseA gene encoding exodeoxyribonuclease VII large subunit gives MEQTVFSVSEINREVKMFLEGTRTFKNIFIEGELSNITYYRSGHLYFTLKDSSASVKCAIFRYKYRNVPEDLKEGDSVKIRGNVTLYEANGSYQIVADFLEKSNSLGLLYEKMEILKKLYFEKGYFSDEIKKKLPQLPINVGVVTADTGAAIRDIINTTHKRFPNVNIYLYPAKVQGEGAAHEVSAGIEFFNRMNEEKQLEIDTLIVGRGGGSIEDLWAFNEEEVIEAVYKSEIPVISAVGHEIDNLLSDLVADKRAATPTQAAEILIPEKGKLADELENKKNLLSKSLLNRVAMMKKELEYRKNNYYIKNFANILDNKKFDLMEKEQKLSRELKRILQKSKEQLDYRKQRFDRINLEKVILSEKENLRGKLAKLNEIMLEFFENRKNELKYKKAQLSKYSVNDILKQGYTITRKNGEIVKRGIELSKEDKLEIQFLDVRKKAIVK, from the coding sequence ATGGAACAGACAGTATTTTCTGTAAGCGAGATAAACAGAGAAGTGAAGATGTTTTTGGAGGGGACAAGGACATTTAAGAATATTTTTATTGAAGGGGAGCTTTCCAATATTACGTATTATCGGTCTGGGCATTTGTATTTTACGTTGAAGGATTCAAGTGCAAGTGTGAAGTGTGCTATTTTTCGGTATAAATATAGAAATGTGCCTGAGGATCTGAAGGAAGGAGATTCGGTAAAAATTCGGGGAAATGTGACACTTTATGAAGCTAACGGAAGTTATCAGATTGTGGCGGATTTTCTTGAAAAAAGCAATTCTTTGGGATTACTTTATGAAAAAATGGAAATACTTAAAAAGTTATATTTTGAAAAGGGATATTTTTCTGATGAAATAAAGAAAAAATTGCCACAATTACCAATAAATGTTGGAGTTGTGACAGCTGATACAGGGGCTGCAATTAGAGATATTATAAATACTACACATAAAAGATTTCCAAATGTGAATATTTACCTTTATCCTGCAAAAGTTCAAGGAGAAGGGGCTGCACATGAAGTTTCGGCAGGAATTGAGTTTTTTAACAGGATGAATGAAGAAAAGCAGCTTGAAATAGATACGCTTATTGTTGGGCGTGGTGGTGGAAGCATTGAGGATTTGTGGGCATTTAATGAGGAAGAAGTGATAGAGGCTGTTTATAAATCAGAAATTCCTGTGATTTCAGCAGTGGGGCATGAAATTGATAATTTGCTTTCTGATCTAGTTGCTGACAAGCGGGCAGCGACACCGACTCAGGCGGCGGAAATCTTGATTCCTGAAAAAGGTAAACTGGCGGATGAGTTGGAAAATAAAAAAAATCTTTTGAGCAAATCGCTTTTAAATAGGGTTGCAATGATGAAAAAAGAGCTGGAATATAGAAAAAATAACTATTATATAAAAAATTTTGCAAATATTCTGGACAATAAAAAATTTGACTTGATGGAAAAGGAGCAAAAATTATCAAGGGAATTAAAAAGAATTTTGCAAAAGTCAAAGGAGCAGCTGGATTATCGTAAACAGAGATTTGATAGAATTAATTTGGAAAAAGTAATTTTAAGTGAAAAAGAAAATTTGAGGGGGAAATTGGCTAAACTTAATGAAATAATGCTGGAATTTTTTGAGAATCGGAAAAATGAGCTGAAATATAAAAAGGCACAGCTTTCTAAATATTCGGTAAACGATATTTTGAAGCAAGGGTATACCATAACTCGGAAAAATGGAGAAATTGTTAAGAGAGGAATTGAGCTTAGTAAAGAGGATAAATTGGAAATACAGTTTTTGGATGTTAGGAAAAAAGCAATTGTGAAATAA
- a CDS encoding ABC transporter permease gives MVEFFIAFRHIVERKFQSIFSILGVAIAVTVFIVSMTISNGLNKNMINSLLTMSPHILIKNKKTTFFENFGETVENIKKIKGVKAVIPQMNSQSILKNEGLAKGVLADGISPENVKNELNLRIVKGNNNISELNSVLIGEQLANEMDLKVGKEISIVSAENKEIKLIVRGIFKTGFLDYDSNLVIVPLETMQILSDQGKVATEIGIKIEHPERVDEVLNQVRNAVDPKEYGVISWKTINQNLLKAVQFEKFVLIAILSLLLIIASFAVSVILNMIVREKIKDIGILKSIGYTNKNVRRIFTIEGLIIGVFGMILASCLSPLVLIALKALFKEYMKGGTYYLEELPLYISQKELLIIYGVTFVVVFLSTIFPAARAARLKPVEALKYE, from the coding sequence ATGGTAGAATTTTTTATTGCATTTAGACATATTGTTGAAAGAAAATTTCAAAGTATATTTTCAATACTAGGAGTAGCTATTGCAGTAACAGTTTTTATTGTTTCAATGACTATTTCAAATGGATTGAATAAAAATATGATAAATTCGTTATTAACAATGAGTCCACATATTTTAATAAAAAATAAAAAAACAACTTTTTTTGAAAATTTTGGTGAAACTGTAGAAAATATAAAAAAAATTAAAGGTGTAAAGGCTGTTATTCCTCAAATGAATAGCCAGTCAATATTAAAAAACGAAGGTTTGGCAAAAGGTGTATTGGCTGATGGAATTAGCCCAGAAAATGTAAAAAATGAGCTTAATTTGAGAATAGTGAAGGGAAATAACAATATTTCAGAACTTAATTCAGTTTTGATTGGTGAACAGCTGGCTAACGAAATGGATTTGAAAGTTGGAAAGGAAATAAGTATTGTATCAGCTGAAAATAAAGAGATAAAACTTATTGTAAGAGGAATTTTTAAAACGGGATTTTTAGATTATGATTCAAATCTTGTGATTGTACCTTTGGAAACAATGCAGATTTTGTCAGATCAAGGGAAAGTGGCAACAGAAATTGGAATTAAAATTGAACATCCAGAAAGAGTTGATGAGGTGTTAAATCAAGTGAGAAATGCTGTAGATCCCAAAGAATACGGTGTGATAAGCTGGAAAACAATAAATCAAAATTTATTAAAGGCGGTACAATTTGAAAAATTTGTATTAATTGCTATTTTAAGCTTGCTTTTGATTATTGCAAGTTTTGCTGTATCGGTAATTTTGAATATGATTGTGCGGGAAAAAATAAAGGATATTGGAATTTTGAAATCAATTGGATATACAAATAAAAATGTACGAAGAATTTTTACAATAGAAGGCTTAATAATTGGAGTTTTTGGAATGATTTTGGCGAGTTGTTTATCTCCACTTGTGCTGATAGCTTTGAAGGCATTATTTAAAGAATATATGAAAGGTGGGACTTATTATTTAGAAGAATTACCACTGTATATTTCACAAAAGGAACTTTTGATTATTTATGGTGTAACATTTGTCGTTGTATTTTTATCAACAATTTTTCCAGCAGCAAGAGCAGCAAGATTAAAACCTGTGGAGGCGTTAAAATATGAATAA
- a CDS encoding S1C family serine protease, with protein sequence MDIKKIVFIINLLLCGFIFADDSSVKKALVKVYAAHQMFNYASPWQNGQDFNSTATGFIIDGNRIITNAHAVLNEKFLQVRKEGDSRKYKANVKFISEEYDLAMIDVEDKAFFNGTTTLKLGALPKIEDNLTVYGYPLGGDKLSTTRGIVSRMEHNTYTLTNQKFLIGQTDAAINSGNSGGPVLSNGRVVGVAFAGLTQADNIGYFIPVNILNNFLDDIKDGNYDGPPKLGIQWAKLESTSQRKMLGLKNDSKGIIIKKVFQNSPFNGVLKRGDVLLKLDGKDIESDGTVEFRKNEKTDFNFVNQEKKYGQNLSYEIIRDKKIEKGQVTLKKTDIKYSVVKSTKLQEAPSYYIYGGLIFEPLTTNYITSVSQEHPTDTLPAIYDREELFKDYDGLVILVRVLPFDVNLGYSDLENKIITKINGEKYKDFNDFVKKVKNTNSEFVIFEDEEGNEIVLDVAEVKAQKEALMENYNISHEMSSDVK encoded by the coding sequence ATGGATATAAAAAAAATAGTTTTTATAATAAACTTGCTTTTGTGTGGATTTATTTTTGCTGATGATAGTTCAGTAAAAAAGGCACTTGTTAAAGTTTATGCTGCACATCAGATGTTTAATTATGCTTCCCCTTGGCAAAATGGGCAGGATTTTAATTCAACAGCGACAGGATTTATTATAGATGGAAATAGAATTATTACAAATGCTCATGCTGTATTAAATGAAAAATTTCTGCAAGTTAGAAAAGAAGGAGATTCTAGGAAATATAAGGCAAATGTTAAATTTATTTCGGAAGAATATGATTTGGCAATGATTGATGTGGAAGATAAGGCATTTTTTAATGGAACGACTACATTGAAATTGGGAGCGCTTCCAAAAATTGAAGATAATCTTACGGTTTACGGATATCCGCTTGGTGGGGATAAACTTAGTACGACTAGAGGGATTGTTTCGAGAATGGAGCATAATACATATACTTTGACAAATCAAAAATTTTTGATTGGACAGACTGATGCTGCAATTAATAGTGGAAATAGCGGAGGACCAGTTTTAAGTAATGGAAGAGTTGTGGGAGTTGCTTTTGCTGGACTTACACAAGCTGATAATATTGGATATTTTATTCCTGTTAATATACTTAATAACTTTTTAGACGATATAAAAGATGGAAATTACGATGGACCTCCAAAATTGGGAATACAATGGGCAAAATTGGAAAGTACGTCACAACGTAAAATGCTGGGATTGAAAAATGACTCAAAGGGTATTATTATAAAAAAGGTTTTTCAAAATTCACCATTTAATGGAGTTTTGAAAAGAGGTGATGTGTTGTTAAAATTAGACGGGAAAGATATTGAATCAGATGGGACAGTAGAATTTCGTAAAAATGAAAAGACAGATTTTAACTTTGTGAATCAAGAAAAGAAATATGGACAAAATTTAAGTTATGAAATTATAAGAGATAAAAAAATTGAAAAGGGTCAAGTGACGCTAAAGAAAACAGATATAAAATATAGTGTTGTAAAAAGTACAAAGCTGCAGGAAGCTCCTTCGTATTATATTTATGGTGGATTGATTTTTGAGCCGCTTACAACAAATTATATCACATCAGTTTCACAAGAGCATCCTACAGATACTTTGCCTGCAATTTATGACAGGGAGGAATTATTTAAGGATTATGATGGACTTGTTATATTGGTTAGAGTCCTTCCATTTGATGTAAATTTAGGGTATTCAGATTTGGAAAACAAAATTATTACGAAAATTAATGGGGAAAAATATAAGGATTTTAATGACTTTGTAAAAAAAGTTAAAAATACAAATAGTGAATTTGTCATTTTTGAAGATGAGGAAGGGAATGAAATTGTGCTAGATGTGGCAGAAGTTAAGGCCCAAAAAGAGGCACTTATGGAGAATTATAATATTTCACATGAAATGTCAAGTGATGTAAAATAA
- a CDS encoding septum formation initiator family protein yields the protein MKKLQFIGNFIFFSLVVYFMGQSVNVFLGKKAMLASLTTTDNEIKELQNRKNKLLAQKKNSDEDEKNEKYARNNLNLKKEGEEIYKTTE from the coding sequence ATGAAAAAACTACAATTTATTGGGAATTTTATATTTTTTAGTTTAGTAGTTTATTTTATGGGACAAAGTGTGAATGTATTTTTGGGGAAAAAGGCTATGCTGGCTAGTTTAACTACTACAGATAATGAGATAAAAGAACTCCAAAATAGAAAAAATAAATTACTAGCTCAGAAAAAAAATTCAGATGAAGACGAAAAGAATGAAAAGTATGCAAGAAATAATTTGAATTTAAAAAAAGAAGGAGAAGAAATTTATAAAACTACAGAATAA
- a CDS encoding ABC transporter ATP-binding protein, producing the protein MIELRNLYKTFFSELGTEKQVFKGLNFTINDGDFITIIGSNGAGKSTLLNVLNGQVIPDGGNVILNGKDITNVVQHKRAKWISQVYQNPTMGTAPSMTVLENLSMAKNKGKRFNFTFGLDVKNIEFYKKQLESLGLGLENQLYTQVGLLSGGQRQCLSLIMATLNRPDILLLDEHTAALDPQTSEIILEKTKEIIEKNNITSLMITHNMQDAITYGNRLIMLHAGEVIFDIKGEEKKKLTVEKLLEMFRTKDAKLSDKDIF; encoded by the coding sequence ATGATAGAATTAAGAAATTTATATAAAACTTTCTTCTCTGAATTGGGAACAGAAAAACAAGTATTCAAAGGATTAAACTTTACAATAAATGATGGAGATTTTATAACAATTATTGGAAGTAATGGTGCAGGAAAATCGACACTTTTGAATGTATTGAACGGACAAGTTATTCCAGATGGTGGAAATGTGATTTTAAATGGAAAGGACATAACAAATGTCGTTCAGCATAAAAGAGCAAAATGGATTTCACAAGTTTATCAAAATCCAACAATGGGAACAGCTCCTTCAATGACAGTATTAGAAAATTTATCAATGGCTAAAAACAAAGGAAAAAGATTCAATTTTACATTTGGGCTAGATGTAAAAAATATAGAATTTTATAAAAAACAATTGGAAAGTTTAGGACTTGGGCTGGAAAATCAGCTATATACACAGGTAGGATTGCTTTCAGGTGGTCAAAGACAATGCTTGTCATTAATAATGGCAACTTTAAACCGTCCAGATATATTACTGCTAGATGAACATACAGCGGCACTTGATCCGCAAACTTCAGAAATAATTTTGGAAAAAACAAAGGAAATTATTGAAAAAAATAACATAACAAGCTTGATGATAACACATAATATGCAAGATGCCATAACTTATGGAAATAGACTAATTATGCTTCACGCAGGAGAAGTAATTTTTGATATAAAAGGTGAAGAAAAGAAAAAATTAACGGTGGAAAAACTGCTTGAAATGTTTAGAACAAAAGATGCAAAATTATCTGATAAGGATATATTTTAG
- a CDS encoding ABC transporter ATP-binding protein has protein sequence MNKIIELKNVNKIYKTKVENIHILKNINLAFNKGDFISIQGKSGSGKTSLLNILGLLDEPTDGEIYIGGEKIHYRDEKAKTAIRNEKIGFVFQFHYLLNEFTALENVMMPALINKNMNKNGIKKKAKELLALVGLAKRTKHKPMELSGGEKQRVAIARAMINDPDIILADEPTGNLDTETSNLINELFMKINKERNQSIIIVTHSLELANLATYKYKIENGEFNMILPTIQF, from the coding sequence ATGAATAAAATAATAGAATTAAAAAATGTCAATAAAATTTATAAGACGAAAGTTGAAAATATTCATATCCTGAAAAATATAAATTTGGCCTTTAATAAAGGTGATTTTATTTCAATTCAAGGTAAATCAGGAAGCGGAAAAACTTCACTTTTAAATATATTGGGACTTTTGGATGAGCCAACTGATGGAGAAATTTACATTGGTGGAGAAAAAATTCATTATAGGGATGAGAAGGCTAAAACAGCCATAAGAAATGAAAAAATAGGATTTGTATTTCAATTTCACTATTTGTTAAATGAATTTACAGCACTTGAAAATGTTATGATGCCTGCACTTATTAATAAAAATATGAATAAAAATGGAATTAAAAAAAAAGCAAAGGAGCTGCTGGCACTTGTAGGACTTGCAAAACGGACAAAACATAAGCCAATGGAACTTTCAGGTGGAGAAAAGCAACGGGTGGCAATAGCAAGGGCGATGATTAATGATCCTGATATAATACTGGCTGATGAACCGACTGGAAATTTAGACACAGAAACAAGTAATCTTATAAATGAATTGTTTATGAAAATAAATAAAGAAAGAAATCAGTCAATTATAATAGTTACTCATAGTTTAGAACTGGCTAATTTGGCAACTTATAAATATAAAATTGAAAATGGCGAATTTAATATGATTTTACCAACAATACAGTTTTAG
- a CDS encoding ABC transporter substrate-binding protein, which yields MKKILLMMIGILMLACGNSNDTVNGKKDSKDSGNKQVYKIGITQFMEHPSLNLTKEGFKAAFKEAGINADFDEKNANGEVTNANLIATNYKADKKDLVFGIATPSAQALVNNISDIPVLFSAVTDPASAKLLNPNVTGTSDKLENVAAQFDLLLKIKPGTKKIGVLYNPSEQNSAVQVQEIQKIAKQKNIEVVLQGINNFGELAQATKNLLGSTDALYLPTDNLVVSGMNLIASEAVNARKPVVVSENSSVKEGALFTMGLDYYALGKRTGEMAIEILKGKPVSQIPFETSKQMKLYVNSKTAQALGLDVKNPAFSGAEFVGK from the coding sequence ATGAAAAAGATACTGTTAATGATGATAGGTATATTAATGTTGGCATGTGGAAATAGTAATGATACTGTTAATGGGAAAAAAGATTCAAAGGACTCTGGAAATAAACAAGTTTATAAAATCGGAATAACTCAATTTATGGAACATCCATCACTTAATTTGACAAAGGAAGGATTTAAGGCTGCATTTAAAGAAGCTGGAATAAATGCAGATTTTGATGAAAAAAATGCAAATGGGGAAGTTACAAATGCAAATTTAATTGCTACAAATTATAAGGCGGATAAAAAAGATCTTGTATTTGGTATTGCTACACCATCGGCACAAGCACTTGTAAATAATATTTCAGATATCCCTGTATTATTTTCAGCAGTAACTGATCCAGCAAGTGCAAAACTTTTAAATCCAAATGTTACTGGAACAAGTGATAAATTGGAAAATGTTGCAGCTCAATTTGATTTACTGTTAAAAATAAAACCTGGAACTAAGAAAATTGGAGTTTTATATAATCCATCAGAACAAAATTCAGCAGTTCAAGTTCAAGAAATTCAAAAAATTGCTAAACAAAAAAATATAGAAGTTGTATTGCAAGGTATAAACAACTTTGGTGAATTGGCACAAGCTACTAAAAATCTATTGGGGTCAACTGATGCATTGTATTTGCCGACAGATAATCTTGTAGTGTCTGGAATGAATTTGATTGCATCAGAGGCTGTTAATGCTAGAAAACCTGTAGTTGTAAGTGAAAATTCTTCAGTAAAAGAGGGAGCATTGTTTACAATGGGATTAGATTACTATGCATTGGGAAAACGTACTGGAGAAATGGCAATTGAAATCCTTAAAGGAAAACCTGTTTCTCAAATTCCTTTTGAAACTTCAAAACAAATGAAACTTTATGTAAATAGCAAAACAGCACAAGCATTGGGATTAGATGTGAAAAATCCTGCATTTAGTGGAGCTGAGTTTGTAGGAAAATAA
- the recO gene encoding DNA repair protein RecO — protein MKIIKTNCIVLKKKEMKEADLLVTLFSKYYGKIMATAYGIRKSKKRNIVSLNPLNEVEITLLQRNNYYVVKDVEIIKNFKNILKNIEKLEISLYILDSIDKIYYMTEENGDFFDKLVEILSFIDALPYVKKGYKYYVTLSFLRRIMIEHGIYDINEISIMIGKNKEENIQKYRELLKIQRNSANMNETQEKMENYISFLKKMIVIFENFINRNLQTELEIRKFIMEEFYGN, from the coding sequence ATGAAAATAATAAAAACAAATTGTATTGTTTTAAAAAAAAAGGAAATGAAAGAGGCGGATTTATTAGTAACACTTTTTAGTAAATATTATGGGAAGATTATGGCAACAGCTTATGGTATTCGAAAATCTAAAAAAAGAAATATTGTTTCTTTAAATCCGCTAAATGAAGTTGAAATTACACTTCTTCAAAGAAATAACTACTATGTTGTGAAAGACGTAGAAATTATAAAAAATTTTAAAAATATTTTGAAAAATATTGAGAAATTGGAAATATCATTGTATATACTGGATAGTATAGATAAAATTTATTATATGACTGAGGAAAATGGAGATTTTTTTGATAAATTAGTAGAGATATTAAGTTTTATTGATGCTCTTCCATACGTGAAAAAAGGATATAAATATTATGTTACGTTATCATTTTTGAGGAGAATAATGATAGAACATGGAATTTATGATATAAATGAAATTAGTATTATGATCGGAAAAAATAAAGAGGAAAATATACAAAAGTATAGGGAACTTTTGAAAATTCAAAGAAATAGTGCGAATATGAATGAAACTCAGGAAAAAATGGAAAATTATATAAGTTTTTTAAAAAAAATGATTGTAATTTTTGAAAATTTTATAAATAGAAATTTGCAGACTGAATTAGAAATAAGGAAATTTATTATGGAGGAATTTTATGGAAACTAA
- a CDS encoding PTS sugar transporter subunit IIA: protein METKNIADYIKVDTINLNLESKNKSAIIKELYNNLKKTNLIKDEELGLNDIFAREEMGSTGIGRKIALPHAKTKAVDELIATFGISRNGIDYESLDNENVNIFFMFLCPEDKTQEYLKVLARISRLIRKDRFIDNLLKAGSNKEIIEIIRDEEING, encoded by the coding sequence ATGGAAACTAAAAATATTGCTGACTATATCAAAGTGGATACAATAAATCTAAATTTAGAATCAAAAAATAAAAGTGCGATAATTAAAGAGTTATATAATAATTTGAAAAAGACAAATTTAATAAAAGATGAAGAATTAGGATTGAATGATATTTTTGCAAGAGAAGAAATGGGATCAACTGGAATTGGAAGAAAAATTGCATTGCCACATGCTAAGACAAAAGCTGTTGATGAATTGATAGCGACTTTTGGAATTTCGAGAAACGGGATAGATTATGAATCACTAGATAATGAAAATGTAAATATCTTTTTCATGTTTTTGTGTCCGGAAGATAAGACACAGGAATATTTGAAAGTATTGGCGAGAATATCGAGATTGATAAGGAAAGATAGATTTATAGATAATTTGCTAAAGGCTGGATCAAACAAAGAAATTATTGAAATTATTCGAGATGAAGAAATAAATGGATAG
- the nrdR gene encoding transcriptional regulator NrdR, which produces MRCPFCGYENTKVIDSRAYFEGNSIKRRRECEKCGKRFTTHEKVAELSLIVIKKSGIKQPYSREKVYNGIVRAFENRNIDIEKIEETIDKIEREILTEYSGEIKSSELGEKILSYLINLDEIAYVRFASVYKKFDSLDSFIKEIEKIRKDKK; this is translated from the coding sequence ATGAGATGTCCATTTTGTGGTTATGAAAACACGAAGGTTATTGATAGTCGTGCCTATTTTGAAGGAAACTCAATTAAGCGACGACGTGAATGTGAAAAATGTGGAAAAAGATTTACAACTCATGAAAAAGTTGCTGAATTGTCATTAATTGTAATAAAGAAAAGTGGAATAAAGCAGCCCTATTCACGTGAGAAGGTCTATAATGGGATTGTCAGAGCATTTGAAAATCGTAATATTGATATTGAAAAAATTGAAGAAACGATTGACAAGATTGAACGTGAGATATTGACGGAATACTCAGGAGAGATAAAATCTAGTGAATTGGGAGAAAAAATACTTTCATATCTAATAAATTTAGATGAGATTGCTTATGTAAGATTTGCTTCTGTTTATAAAAAATTTGATAGTTTGGATAGTTTTATAAAAGAAATTGAAAAAATAAGAAAAGATAAAAAATAA